From a single Pyxicephalus adspersus chromosome 11, UCB_Pads_2.0, whole genome shotgun sequence genomic region:
- the LOC140341197 gene encoding olfactory receptor class A-like protein 4 — MAIISTDSIFYLILVILGILGNSLVLLTVIGNAIDNKTMPASDMILTNLTVTHLLISVLRNVLVITFQMGIDLLFSTLWCRVFMFIWTVLRSMSVWGTFSMSVFHYISIRNHYLKLRINSFFTTIKALAAIWTFNSLYYVPALIFTSRGESNTTFSVQLISSSTRPVLGCVWDFPSPNANLFFVTTSLVIHEIIPVILMVATNLSTLYTLQQHSRAIAAQKTINRVASEKKAALVITTLVLLFVVCWGTNVLAVNFYNFTKGQSAPAFLLPMANFGTYIFMGFSPLVLMFGHSKLRRKLISLICKQFKRQVNPVGYSPNFSTNVTTVKC, encoded by the coding sequence ATGGCCATTATATCAACCGATAGCATTTTTTACTTGATCTTGGTAATTCTTGGAATACTTGGGAATTCATTGGTGCTTCTGACAGTAATTGGTAATGCTATAGACAACAAGACCATGCCAGCTTCCGATATGATACTTACAAACCTCACTGTGACTCATCTTTTAATATCTGTCCTTCGAAATGTCCTGGTTATTACTTTCCAGATGGGAATAGATCTTCTCTTTTCCACCTTATGGTGTCGAGTCTTCATGTTCATTTGGACCGTTTTGAGGTCAATGAGTGTCTGGGGGACATTCTCCATGAGTGTTTTTCATTATATCAGCATCAGAAACCATTATTTAAAACTGAGAATAAACTCTTTTTTTACCACCATAAAAGCTCTAGCTGCGATTTGGACATTTAACAGTTTGTATTATGTACCGGCATTGATATTTACATCACGTGGAGAGTCTAACACCACTTTTTCAGTGCAGCTAATAAGCAGCAGTACTAGACCTGTGCTTGGCTGTGTATGGGACTTTCCAAGCCCTAATGCAAACCTTTTCTTTGTCACCACATCTCTGGTTATTCATGAAATCATACCTGTTATTCTTATGGTTGCCACCAATTTAAGTACTCTGTACACATTGCAGCAACATTCAAGGGCCATAGCTGCCCAGAAAACTATCAATCGTGTGGCTTCTGAGAAGAAAGCAGCCCTGGTAATCACCACTTTGGTTCTTCTTTTTGTCGTCTGTTGGGGAACCAATGTGTTGGCTGTTAACTTCTACAACTTTACAAAAGGGCAGTCTGCTCCCGCTTTTCTGCTGCCCATGGCTAACTTTGGTACTTATATTTTTATGGGCTTTAGCCCTCTGGTTTTAATGTTTGGACACAGCAAGCTGCGTAGAAAACTAATTAGCCTGATATGTAAACAGTTTAAACGTCAGGTTAATCCAGTGGGCTATTCACCTAATTTTAGTACCAATGTAACTACTGTCAAGTGTTAG